From Triticum aestivum cultivar Chinese Spring chromosome 4A, IWGSC CS RefSeq v2.1, whole genome shotgun sequence, a single genomic window includes:
- the LOC123086040 gene encoding uncharacterized protein: MLQHGANPCHAPPQTAPASPPRVATTGNCHPQPLCCAPLLRYASPPLATAVRIHPFASRFFKSPTNPSMDGAASPATYAFGRLDPHHRRPCRRSHGHVPLHRHLRPPALIHSRVLYGFVDHDASAETQACLAARWMDTGQAHPRRPGCNPWLIGRRLEGGVLLLPTKLDVGRWTDSLVFEAGPHEQWLASSRRQQEAATILN, from the exons ATGCTCCAACACGGCGCCAACCCCTGCCACGCGCCGCCGCAGACAGCCCCCGCCTCTCCGCCGCGCGTCGCCACCACCGGCAATTGTCATCCGCAGCCCCTCTGTTGTGCACCGCTCCTCCGCTATGCGTCGCCACCGCTGGCCACCGCAGTCCGGATCCACCCCTTTGCATCGAGGTTCTTCAAATCTCCGACGAATCCCTCTATGGATGGAGCAGCATCGCCGGCCACGTATGCGTTCGGACGGCTGGATCCGCACCACCGCCGCCCGTGCCGGCGTTCCCACGGTCACGTTCCTCTCCACCGTCACCTGCGCCCGCCAGCGCTCATCCATAGCCGTGTTCTTTATGGCTTCGTTGACCATGATGCCTCGGCTGAGACCCAGGCCTGCTTGGCCGCCAGATGGATGGATACCGGCCAAGCTCACCCTCGGCGCCCCGGCTGCAACCCATGGTTGATTGGCCGCCGGCTAGAAGGGGGCGTCCTGCTCCTCCCGACTAAGCTTGATGTGGGGCGTTGGACTGACAGCCTG GTGTTTGAGGCAGGACCGCATGAGCAGTGGCTTGCATCCAGTAGGAGGCAGCAAGAAGCAGCGACGATTCTAAACTAG